A stretch of the Argentina anserina chromosome 6, drPotAnse1.1, whole genome shotgun sequence genome encodes the following:
- the LOC126796968 gene encoding uncharacterized protein LOC126796968: MSSNRTDQYSAVYDKAFCLTCFLFYSSNKQSLFTSVGFNNWRKVGGDKCSFKRHVGKTCSPHYKSMQDWLGFKHVCSHIDKVMNPQPPELIQPNRLRLKPTIDVIRLLAKQALDFRGDDESIDSSNHGNVIETVDSYGRISEEVAKVTLENAPRNATYTSPKVQKKILKVRLIVSTEHNLQVENLRGQGNNGASNMRDESKWIASFVFAEASICILCTMFCKLPTTSFKYCSKNVAVVFLFFQMLTSIISVVHSSAKRVSELKSTKEI, translated from the exons atgtcgagtaatcgaaccgatcaataCTCTGCTGTGTATGACAAAGCATTTTGTTTGACATGCTTTCTTTTTTATAGCAGTAACAAGCAGTCATTATTCACTTCTGTTGGGTTCAACAATTGGAGAAAGGTTGGTGGAGATAAATGTTCCTTTAAAAGGCATGTAGGGAAGACATGCTCTCCACATTATAAGTCTATGCAAGATTGGTTAGGCTTCAAACATGTTTGTAGTCATATTGATAAAGTCATGAATCCACAACCACCAGAATTGATACAGCCAAATCGGTTACGGCTCAAGCCTACCATAGATGTTATAAGATTGTTAGCAAAGCAAGCACTTGATTTTAGAGGTGATGATGAATCTATTGATTCATCTAATCATGGAAATGTTATTGAGACAGTGGATTCCTATGGGAGAATAAGTGAGGAAGTTGCAAAAGTGACCTTAGAAAATGCCCCTCGAAATGCTACTTATACTTCACCAaaagttcaaaaaaaaattctgaa AGTAAGATTGATAGTGTCTACTGAACATAATCTTCAAGTTGAAAATTTGCGTGGCCAAGGAAATAATGGTGCTAGCAACATGCGTGATGAGTCAAAATGGATTGCAAGCTTTGTTTTTGCAGAAGCGTCCATATGCATATTATGTACAATGTTTTGTAAATTGCCTACAACTAGCTTTAAATACTGCAGCAAAAATGTGGCAGTTGTCTTTTTATTCTTTCAAATGCTTACTAGCATTATCAGTGTTGTACACTCATCTGCTAAGCGTGTTTCTGAGTTGAAATCTACtaaagaaatttga